A window from Mycolicibacterium tokaiense encodes these proteins:
- a CDS encoding ATP-binding cassette domain-containing protein, whose protein sequence is MTPADGPVLQVEGLVKEFTGGRGRGRTTVRAVNGVSFSLWAGECLAIVGESGSGKSTLARSVLRLVEPDAGSVLFRGKDLLALSPSEMRSQRRHLQMIFQDPYASLHPRRTVAQLISEPWVVHKDVFTDSPAERAARVLDLLRQVGLPESFADEYPSRLSGGQRQRVAIARAIGLNPQVLVLDEPVSALDVSIQAQIIKLLMTLREQLQLAYLFISHDLALVRLVADKVLVLYRGDVVEAGDTATIFADPQHEYTRTLLAASPTLDAPVGH, encoded by the coding sequence ATGACCCCCGCTGACGGACCGGTGCTGCAGGTTGAGGGACTGGTCAAGGAGTTCACCGGGGGCCGCGGGCGCGGCCGGACCACGGTGCGCGCGGTCAACGGGGTCAGCTTCTCGTTGTGGGCCGGTGAATGTCTGGCCATCGTCGGCGAGTCCGGCTCGGGCAAGTCGACGCTGGCACGATCGGTGCTGCGGTTGGTGGAGCCCGATGCCGGCTCGGTGCTGTTCCGCGGAAAGGATCTGCTGGCGCTCTCGCCGTCTGAGATGCGCTCGCAGCGGCGGCATCTGCAGATGATCTTCCAGGACCCGTACGCTTCGTTACATCCAAGACGCACTGTGGCACAGTTGATCTCCGAGCCGTGGGTGGTGCACAAGGACGTCTTCACCGATTCCCCGGCCGAGCGCGCGGCCCGAGTGCTCGACCTGCTCCGGCAGGTGGGGTTGCCGGAGTCGTTTGCCGACGAGTACCCGAGTCGGCTGTCCGGAGGGCAGCGGCAACGGGTGGCCATCGCCAGGGCGATCGGTCTGAACCCCCAGGTGCTCGTCCTGGACGAGCCGGTCTCGGCGCTGGACGTGTCGATCCAGGCTCAGATCATCAAGCTGCTGATGACGCTGCGCGAGCAGTTACAGCTGGCGTATCTGTTCATCAGCCACGATCTCGCGCTGGTCCGGCTCGTCGCCGACAAGGTGCTGGTGCTCTACCGCGGGGACGTGGTGGAGGCGGGCGACACCGCGACCATCTTCGCCGATCCTCAGCACGAGTACACCCGCACGTTGTTGGCTGCCTCCCCGACGTTGGACGCTCCCGTCGGGCACTGA
- a CDS encoding ABC transporter permease, with the protein MGTFLLRRLAASAVTVVGVVVIVFFLARITGNPANLYLPEGASPERYAQFNAQHGFDLPLWQQFLRFLGGAVRLDFGDSIWQQRPALQAAAEAMPPTLALAVIALAVSLVLAVPLGAIAARRKFKAVDKAITFSSLTSASVPDFWFALVGVLFLSIQLGLLPTSGAASPAAWVLPVATLTLAPLGVLVQVTRGAMIDSLASGYVQNARARGFTGNRLVYRHALRNAALPIITVAGDRAAGMVNGAIIVGTVFAFPGIGTLIVGAVLNRDFALIQASVFIVGIAVVLLNILVDLTYALADARVRIS; encoded by the coding sequence ATGGGGACCTTCTTGCTTCGCCGACTCGCCGCCAGTGCGGTGACGGTGGTCGGCGTCGTGGTGATCGTGTTCTTCCTGGCCCGGATCACCGGGAACCCGGCCAACCTGTATCTGCCCGAAGGCGCCAGCCCGGAACGCTATGCCCAGTTCAATGCGCAGCACGGGTTCGACCTGCCGCTGTGGCAGCAGTTCCTGCGGTTCCTCGGCGGTGCCGTGCGACTGGACTTCGGCGACTCCATCTGGCAGCAGCGGCCTGCCCTTCAGGCCGCTGCGGAGGCCATGCCGCCGACACTGGCACTGGCGGTGATCGCACTGGCTGTCTCGCTGGTGCTCGCGGTTCCGTTGGGCGCCATCGCCGCCCGCCGCAAATTCAAGGCGGTCGACAAGGCGATCACCTTCTCCTCGCTGACCTCTGCCAGCGTTCCCGACTTCTGGTTCGCGCTGGTGGGCGTGCTCTTCCTGTCCATCCAGCTGGGTCTGCTGCCGACCTCGGGTGCCGCCTCACCGGCGGCCTGGGTGCTGCCGGTGGCCACCCTGACCCTGGCGCCGCTGGGGGTGCTGGTCCAGGTGACCCGTGGGGCCATGATCGATTCGCTGGCGTCAGGATACGTCCAGAATGCGCGGGCACGGGGATTCACCGGCAACCGGTTGGTTTACCGACACGCGCTGCGCAACGCCGCCCTGCCCATCATCACCGTCGCCGGTGATCGCGCGGCGGGCATGGTCAACGGTGCGATCATCGTGGGCACCGTGTTCGCGTTCCCCGGCATCGGAACGTTGATCGTCGGCGCCGTACTCAACCGCGACTTCGCACTCATCCAGGCCAGCGTGTTCATCGTCGGTATCGCGGTGGTGCTGCTGAACATTCTGGTGGACCTCACCTACGCACTGGCTGACGCCCGTGTGCGGATCAGTTGA
- a CDS encoding nitroreductase/quinone reductase family protein — translation MADPRPPWWLKPMNKVFMVAQKAGIPIFGKEGPLVLTVIGRTSGKPRSTPITPMYVDGKRYVVGGFPGADWVRNARANPNAVLTQGRRSEQVRMVEMSVEEARPLLYMFPDKVPTGVSFMKNAGLVTEGRPEEFEALAGRCAVFRFDTV, via the coding sequence ATGGCCGATCCCCGTCCACCGTGGTGGCTCAAACCGATGAACAAGGTCTTCATGGTCGCCCAAAAGGCCGGGATCCCGATCTTCGGGAAAGAGGGCCCACTGGTGCTGACGGTGATCGGACGCACGTCGGGCAAGCCGCGGTCCACCCCGATCACACCGATGTACGTCGACGGAAAGCGTTATGTGGTGGGCGGTTTCCCGGGGGCGGACTGGGTGCGCAACGCCAGGGCCAATCCGAATGCGGTGCTGACGCAGGGACGCCGCAGCGAACAGGTGCGCATGGTGGAGATGTCGGTCGAGGAAGCGCGGCCATTGCTGTACATGTTCCCCGACAAGGTGCCCACCGGCGTCAGCTTCATGAAGAACGCGGGACTGGTCACCGAGGGCAGGCCCGAGGAGTTCGAAGCACTGGCGGGGCGTTGCGCGGTGTTCCGGTTCGATACCGTGTGA
- a CDS encoding HAD family hydrolase: MFDFSGTLFRLEEDPSWFAGISVDDREVDGHVQAELMRRLTAPTGRSVEMGPQEYHAWCNRDLAPHLHREAYLHVLRESGVADHHAESLYQRVIDPASWTPYPDTAQVLSTLAAHGIKTAVVSNIAFDIRPAFAAIGADKHVDEFVLSFEVGAVKPDSAIFTAALQRLGVAAADTVMVGDSDEADGGARAVGCGFALVDPLPTAERPDGLLRAVRDFGFEV, from the coding sequence ATGTTCGATTTCTCCGGCACCCTGTTCCGCCTCGAGGAGGATCCGAGCTGGTTTGCCGGCATCTCCGTCGACGACCGGGAGGTGGACGGTCACGTCCAGGCCGAGCTGATGCGCCGGCTGACCGCGCCCACCGGGCGATCGGTGGAGATGGGCCCGCAGGAGTACCACGCCTGGTGCAACCGCGACCTGGCCCCACACCTGCACCGCGAGGCTTACCTCCACGTACTGCGGGAATCCGGCGTCGCCGACCACCACGCCGAATCGCTGTATCAACGCGTCATCGACCCGGCCTCGTGGACGCCCTACCCGGACACCGCACAGGTGCTCTCCACGCTGGCAGCTCACGGCATCAAGACCGCGGTGGTGTCCAACATCGCCTTCGACATCCGGCCCGCGTTCGCGGCCATCGGCGCCGACAAGCACGTCGACGAATTCGTGCTCTCGTTCGAAGTGGGCGCGGTCAAACCCGACTCGGCGATCTTCACCGCGGCCCTGCAGCGGCTGGGGGTCGCGGCGGCCGACACCGTGATGGTGGGCGACAGCGATGAAGCCGACGGCGGCGCCCGCGCGGTGGGTTGCGGCTTCGCCCTGGTGGATCCGCTGCCCACGGCCGAGCGCCCGGACGGTTTGCTGCGCGCCGTGCGCGATTTCGGCTTCGAGGTCTAA
- a CDS encoding glycosyltransferase yields the protein MSLFSGAGVVIPAHNEKANLPRTLRAVITAAAGALIPVHIVVVLDNCDDNSEQLAAMFGTQVHFVTVDAGNVGAARAAGFSYVRSLGTTDEDMWYATTDADTRVDPDWLIRQLDVCSSEGADMVLGVVRIADWRRLPVAVLRRYVRGYESKSDHVHGANMGFRADAYWKVGGFQPLRSKEDVDLVQRFTAAGLRVRHEPKLSVATSARPQGRAPGGFAAHLRSLNKDSA from the coding sequence GTGAGTCTGTTCTCGGGGGCAGGTGTGGTGATTCCCGCACACAATGAGAAGGCGAATCTGCCGCGCACCCTGCGGGCCGTGATCACCGCTGCGGCCGGGGCGCTGATCCCGGTGCACATCGTGGTGGTGCTGGACAACTGCGACGACAACAGCGAGCAATTGGCGGCCATGTTCGGCACGCAGGTCCACTTCGTCACCGTCGACGCCGGCAATGTCGGTGCGGCCCGGGCGGCCGGGTTCAGCTATGTCCGTTCGTTGGGCACCACCGACGAGGACATGTGGTACGCCACCACCGACGCCGACACCCGGGTGGACCCGGACTGGCTGATCCGCCAGCTCGACGTGTGTTCGTCCGAGGGCGCCGACATGGTGCTCGGTGTGGTGCGGATCGCCGACTGGCGGCGGCTGCCGGTGGCAGTCCTGCGGCGGTACGTGCGCGGGTACGAGAGCAAGTCCGATCACGTGCACGGCGCGAACATGGGCTTTCGTGCCGACGCCTACTGGAAGGTGGGCGGATTCCAGCCGCTGCGTAGCAAGGAGGACGTGGACCTCGTGCAGCGGTTCACCGCGGCCGGCCTGCGGGTGCGCCACGAACCGAAGCTGTCGGTGGCCACCTCGGCGCGACCGCAGGGCCGTGCCCCGGGCGGCTTCGCCGCGCACCTGCGATCGCTGAACAAGGACTCCGCGTGA
- a CDS encoding acyl-CoA dehydrogenase, translating to MTVRQWLEAGLLDLPLPGSGATAQRWRRLADLAEQDLVAARLAEAHCDAVAILAELGAKPPAPHELWGVWAAEAPDAVVTVRDGGVLDGVKAWCSGAGLCTHALVTAQGGLYAVAVADTEPQPSTWANAGMSGSDTRAVRFDGVRATYIGDYLDRPGFWHGAIGVAACWLGGARAVAAPLYRKARDEHALAHLGAVDAALAAADAVLEVAADRIDADPGADAQVLARRARAVVEDAVDQAITRTGRALGPGPLCADAAHAQRVADLSIYVRQSHAERDLAELGRRVTSA from the coding sequence GTGACGGTTCGGCAGTGGCTGGAGGCCGGGCTGCTGGACCTGCCGCTGCCGGGCTCCGGTGCCACAGCACAGCGCTGGCGGCGGTTGGCCGACCTCGCCGAACAGGACCTGGTGGCCGCCCGCTTGGCCGAGGCGCATTGTGATGCGGTGGCCATCTTGGCCGAGCTGGGCGCCAAACCGCCCGCGCCGCACGAGCTCTGGGGGGTGTGGGCGGCCGAGGCGCCGGACGCGGTGGTGACGGTTCGCGACGGGGGCGTCCTCGACGGTGTCAAAGCATGGTGTTCCGGCGCGGGTCTGTGCACGCACGCTCTGGTGACCGCCCAGGGTGGGTTGTACGCCGTCGCAGTGGCCGACACCGAACCGCAGCCCTCGACGTGGGCCAACGCCGGCATGTCCGGAAGTGACACGCGCGCGGTGCGATTCGACGGAGTGCGGGCCACCTACATCGGCGACTACCTGGATCGTCCTGGGTTCTGGCACGGTGCCATCGGGGTGGCCGCGTGCTGGCTCGGGGGAGCGCGGGCGGTGGCGGCCCCGCTGTATCGCAAGGCCCGCGATGAGCACGCCCTGGCGCACCTGGGTGCTGTCGACGCCGCACTGGCCGCTGCCGACGCCGTCCTCGAGGTGGCAGCCGATCGGATCGACGCCGATCCGGGCGCCGACGCGCAGGTCCTGGCGCGGCGCGCCCGCGCCGTTGTCGAAGACGCTGTGGACCAGGCGATCACGCGTACCGGGCGGGCGCTCGGACCTGGCCCGTTGTGCGCCGACGCCGCTCACGCCCAGCGCGTGGCGGATCTGAGCATCTATGTCCGGCAGAGCCACGCCGAGCGTGATCTTGCCGAGCTGGGCCGCCGGGTGACGTCGGCGTGA
- a CDS encoding ABC transporter ATP-binding protein: MTAGTPALSVDDLRITFQTEKGEVEAVRGVSFTLAQGESLALLGESGSGKTVTGRSLLGLVDHPGRVSGSIRYQGEQIVGRSEEQLRQVRGVGMSMVFQDSLDSLNPVFSVGAQLTEILRVRRGASRQEARAEALRLMDAVGIPDPENRIRDYPHQFSGGMRQRICIAMAIALNPRLLIADEPTTALDVTVQAGILKLLRQLQKERLMSLIFVTHDLAVARLVADSVLVMYRGEIVERGVLEQVFAAPRHPYTKALLAAHPARARRWQDLRSLADDEIQQMPPSETDAVLTPAAAETILEQGAVHDPR, translated from the coding sequence ATGACGGCGGGAACGCCGGCGCTGTCGGTTGATGATCTGCGTATCACCTTCCAGACCGAGAAAGGTGAGGTCGAAGCCGTTCGGGGTGTCTCGTTCACCCTGGCGCAGGGCGAGAGCTTGGCGCTGCTAGGGGAGAGCGGTTCGGGAAAGACGGTGACGGGACGGTCGCTGCTGGGCCTGGTCGATCACCCCGGGCGGGTCAGCGGATCCATCCGCTACCAGGGTGAGCAGATTGTCGGCCGCAGCGAGGAGCAACTGCGCCAGGTACGCGGCGTCGGGATGTCGATGGTGTTCCAGGATTCCCTGGACAGCCTCAACCCGGTGTTCTCCGTCGGCGCGCAACTCACCGAGATCCTGCGGGTGCGCCGCGGTGCGTCGCGACAGGAGGCCCGCGCCGAGGCGCTGCGTCTCATGGATGCGGTGGGCATTCCCGACCCGGAGAACCGCATCCGCGACTACCCGCACCAGTTCTCCGGCGGGATGCGCCAACGCATCTGCATCGCGATGGCGATCGCGCTGAATCCGCGGTTGCTGATCGCCGATGAACCGACCACTGCGCTGGACGTGACGGTCCAGGCGGGCATCCTGAAACTGTTGCGGCAGTTGCAGAAAGAGCGCCTAATGTCGCTCATCTTCGTGACGCACGACCTGGCGGTGGCACGGCTGGTCGCCGACTCGGTGCTGGTGATGTATCGCGGTGAGATAGTCGAGCGGGGCGTACTCGAGCAGGTGTTCGCCGCACCGCGGCATCCGTACACCAAGGCGTTGCTGGCCGCGCACCCCGCGCGGGCCCGGCGGTGGCAGGATCTGCGCTCACTGGCCGACGACGAGATCCAGCAGATGCCCCCGTCCGAGACCGATGCCGTGCTCACGCCTGCCGCGGCCGAGACGATCCTGGAGCAAGGAGCAGTCCATGACCCCCGCTGA
- a CDS encoding LacI family DNA-binding transcriptional regulator, protein MGNERSVPPPGTGRRPTIADVAALAGVSRAAVSKVFNNSGRISAPTAARIHEAADKLNWTPSTAAVALRRSRSRTVGLVLNRPGALEIGATSSLLISGLESVLAPAGYGLLLYLIDRTPEDEARAYRMMADERRVDGVILTDSRYGDGRFALMRSLGLPAVLIGTPDEGDPVPHMDSDPPGAGIDDAVAHLVQLGHRRIAYIGGPDDRVQARERRLMFEATMSTQGLRPIASIAADYTPENAAERTTVLLDGTDAQPTAIIYGSDPMAIAGISAARGRGVAVPEQLSVVGFDGLPIGAWIDPTLTTVQRDAVQRGRAVATKLLNLLGEDIEVQQVTRPHLLVRGSTGPAPTD, encoded by the coding sequence ATGGGCAATGAACGCAGTGTGCCCCCGCCGGGAACCGGCAGACGCCCGACGATCGCCGACGTCGCCGCACTGGCCGGTGTTTCCCGCGCCGCAGTGTCCAAGGTGTTCAACAACTCCGGCCGGATCTCCGCACCCACCGCGGCGCGGATCCACGAGGCCGCGGACAAGCTGAACTGGACGCCGAGCACCGCCGCGGTGGCGCTGCGGCGGTCCCGCAGCAGGACCGTCGGACTGGTCCTCAATCGGCCGGGGGCGCTCGAGATCGGTGCCACCAGTTCGCTGTTGATCTCGGGCCTGGAATCGGTGCTGGCACCCGCCGGGTACGGCCTGCTGCTCTATCTGATCGACCGCACCCCCGAGGATGAGGCCCGCGCCTACCGGATGATGGCCGACGAACGCCGGGTCGACGGGGTGATCCTGACCGACAGCCGCTACGGCGACGGCCGTTTCGCGCTCATGCGGTCTCTGGGTCTGCCGGCGGTGCTGATCGGCACACCGGACGAAGGAGACCCGGTGCCGCACATGGACTCCGATCCTCCGGGCGCCGGAATCGACGACGCCGTAGCGCATCTGGTGCAGCTGGGTCACCGACGCATCGCCTACATCGGCGGACCGGATGACCGTGTGCAGGCACGCGAACGCCGACTGATGTTCGAAGCCACCATGTCGACCCAGGGGCTGCGGCCCATCGCCTCCATCGCCGCCGACTACACCCCGGAGAACGCCGCCGAGCGCACCACCGTGTTGCTGGATGGCACCGACGCGCAACCCACCGCCATCATCTACGGCTCCGACCCGATGGCGATCGCCGGCATCAGCGCCGCCCGTGGACGCGGAGTGGCTGTGCCCGAACAACTCTCGGTGGTCGGATTCGACGGTCTGCCCATCGGGGCGTGGATCGACCCCACCCTGACCACGGTCCAGCGCGACGCGGTGCAACGCGGCCGCGCGGTGGCCACCAAGCTGCTCAACCTGCTCGGCGAAGACATCGAAGTCCAGCAGGTCACCCGTCCACACCTGTTGGTGCGCGGGTCCACCGGCCCGGCCCCCACGGACTGA
- a CDS encoding ABC transporter substrate-binding protein produces the protein MTTMSSRVAALAVATLLLSTACGSGTTGGAPADGNLTIVVAVEPVSLDPCDTQDAANAVVLRSNVTESLTRIDPASGEVVPLLAESWVQKDPNTWTFTLRDGVTFHDGTPFDAEAAAASIRRVVDPELNCQNLDQFPYPLTVTAVDSTTLDITSETPDSILPVRISYADIGAPSTPADSKTTEPVGTGPFAFSDRVQGESVTLARYDGYWGEAPEANGVRYVYRAEPSVRAGMARTGEASLAVPISVQDATDDDRTREYSDNRVFFLRTPTEKAPFTDVRVRQAAAYAIDKDTIVGTLMQRSGQPTDQIVAASVNGFVEGYEGPGFDPERAKALLAEARADGVDVDAAFDLVTRPDLFPGSDEVIQYVHQNLQDVGFNVDILSLDTDAWLQLLRAPFPADQKPNIIAISHDNVTGDASFTFPKYMAGDGSNSTIRSPEIDTLLREAELAVGEDRARLYQEAATYQYNEIAGFVPLALQSKLLMLGPGVEYEPNGLTGVELRVSDITFAD, from the coding sequence ATGACGACGATGTCATCGCGAGTCGCGGCGCTCGCCGTCGCCACCCTGCTCCTGTCGACTGCCTGCGGCAGCGGTACCACCGGCGGTGCGCCCGCCGACGGTAATCTGACCATCGTGGTCGCCGTCGAACCTGTGTCCCTGGACCCGTGCGACACCCAGGACGCGGCCAATGCGGTGGTGCTGCGCTCCAACGTGACCGAGTCGCTCACGCGAATCGACCCCGCCAGTGGTGAAGTGGTGCCGCTGCTGGCCGAGTCCTGGGTCCAGAAAGACCCCAACACATGGACTTTCACCCTCCGCGACGGGGTGACGTTCCACGACGGGACACCGTTCGACGCCGAGGCTGCCGCGGCCAGTATCCGGCGGGTGGTCGACCCCGAGCTGAACTGCCAGAACCTCGACCAGTTCCCCTACCCGCTCACCGTCACTGCCGTCGATTCCACCACACTCGACATCACCTCGGAGACACCGGATTCCATCCTGCCGGTGCGCATCAGCTACGCGGACATCGGTGCGCCCAGCACTCCGGCCGACAGCAAGACCACCGAACCGGTGGGCACCGGACCCTTTGCCTTCTCCGACCGGGTGCAGGGCGAGTCGGTCACCCTGGCCCGCTACGACGGCTACTGGGGCGAGGCGCCCGAGGCCAACGGTGTCCGGTATGTCTACCGCGCAGAACCGTCGGTCCGGGCCGGCATGGCCCGCACGGGGGAAGCCAGTCTGGCGGTACCGATTTCGGTGCAGGATGCCACCGATGACGACCGCACCCGGGAGTACAGCGACAACCGGGTGTTTTTCCTGCGTACCCCCACCGAGAAGGCCCCCTTCACCGACGTCCGGGTGCGCCAGGCCGCGGCCTATGCGATCGACAAGGACACCATTGTCGGCACCCTGATGCAGCGTTCTGGGCAGCCCACCGATCAGATCGTGGCCGCCAGCGTCAACGGCTTCGTCGAGGGCTATGAAGGGCCGGGCTTCGACCCCGAACGGGCCAAAGCGCTCCTGGCCGAAGCCAGGGCCGACGGTGTGGATGTCGACGCCGCGTTCGACCTGGTGACCCGCCCGGATCTGTTCCCGGGTTCCGACGAGGTGATCCAGTACGTCCACCAGAACCTGCAGGATGTCGGCTTCAACGTCGACATCCTGAGCCTGGACACCGACGCCTGGCTGCAACTGCTGCGCGCACCCTTCCCCGCCGATCAGAAGCCCAACATCATCGCGATCTCGCACGACAACGTGACGGGCGACGCCAGTTTCACCTTTCCGAAGTACATGGCCGGTGACGGATCCAACTCCACCATCCGCAGCCCCGAGATCGACACCCTGCTGCGCGAGGCCGAGCTGGCGGTCGGCGAGGACCGGGCCCGGCTCTACCAGGAGGCGGCAACCTATCAGTACAACGAGATCGCCGGATTCGTGCCGCTGGCACTGCAATCGAAGCTGCTGATGCTCGGACCCGGAGTCGAGTACGAACCGAACGGACTCACCGGTGTCGAACTCCGGGTCTCCGACATCACCTTCGCCGACTGA
- a CDS encoding 1,4-dihydroxy-2-naphthoyl-CoA synthase produces the protein MNPFDPSKWEPVAGFDFTDITYHRAKADATVRVAFDRPEVRNAFRPHTVDELYQALDHARMDPTVGVVLLTGNGPSPKDGGWAFCSGGDQRIRGRSGYQYASGETADSVDVARAGRLHILEVQRLIRFMPKPVICLVNGWAAGGGHSLHVVCDLTLASREHARFKQTDADVGSFDGGFGSAYLARQVGQKFAREIFFLGEAYTAEQMHQMGAVNRVVDHADLETVALEWAATINGKSPQAQRMLKYAFNLLDDGLVGQQLFAGEATRLAYMTDEAVEGRDAFLEKRDPDWTPFPRYF, from the coding sequence GTGAACCCTTTCGACCCCTCGAAGTGGGAGCCGGTGGCCGGCTTCGATTTCACCGACATCACCTATCACCGGGCCAAGGCCGACGCGACGGTCCGGGTGGCGTTCGACCGGCCCGAGGTGCGCAACGCGTTCCGTCCGCACACCGTCGACGAGCTGTACCAGGCCCTCGATCACGCGCGGATGGATCCGACCGTGGGCGTGGTGCTGCTGACCGGCAACGGCCCGTCCCCCAAGGACGGCGGCTGGGCGTTCTGTTCCGGAGGTGATCAGCGCATCCGCGGCCGCAGCGGCTACCAGTACGCCAGCGGTGAGACCGCGGACTCGGTGGACGTCGCACGCGCGGGCCGGCTGCACATCCTGGAGGTGCAGCGGCTGATCCGCTTCATGCCCAAGCCGGTGATCTGTCTGGTCAACGGCTGGGCCGCCGGCGGCGGGCACTCGCTGCACGTGGTGTGCGATCTGACGCTGGCCTCCCGCGAGCACGCCCGCTTCAAGCAGACCGACGCCGACGTGGGCAGCTTCGACGGCGGGTTCGGCAGCGCATATCTGGCGCGGCAGGTGGGCCAGAAGTTCGCCCGTGAGATTTTCTTCCTCGGTGAGGCCTACACCGCCGAGCAGATGCACCAGATGGGTGCGGTCAACCGCGTCGTCGACCACGCCGACCTCGAGACCGTCGCGCTGGAGTGGGCTGCCACCATCAACGGCAAGTCCCCGCAGGCCCAGAGGATGTTGAAGTACGCGTTCAACCTGCTCGACGACGGTCTGGTGGGCCAGCAGCTGTTCGCCGGGGAAGCCACCCGGCTGGCCTACATGACCGACGAGGCCGTCGAGGGCCGCGACGCGTTCCTGGAGAAGCGCGACCCCGACTGGACCCCGTTCCCCCGCTACTTCTAG
- a CDS encoding ABC transporter permease → MIPTQSAPAAAPGPATGGATTAGRSARRTYAADLKLLIRSASALASLIWLLALILIAAVFPLFITDAANHQDLALRFLPPFTVDHGLSFVLGADSLGRPILLQLIVGARTSLLVAACTVALSALVGTVIGIVSGYYGGWADTVLMRLADILHTVPSLLLALAVLYVLQPSITNLVLVLAVTRIPVYLRTARAQTLELRERVFVESSRSIGASDWRIMAKDITPMVTPTMRTLAMLEVANVILAAASLSFLGIGLQRPDVDWGMMVSDGRSYLSVAWWVTVFPGLTIVATALAANLLSNWLRAIEDPTQRGFFVKPAKRTTKTARS, encoded by the coding sequence ATGATCCCCACTCAGTCCGCCCCGGCCGCGGCCCCGGGCCCGGCCACCGGTGGCGCGACGACGGCCGGCCGCAGCGCCCGCCGCACCTACGCCGCCGACCTCAAACTGCTCATCCGCTCGGCCAGTGCACTGGCAAGCCTGATCTGGCTGCTGGCGCTGATCCTGATTGCGGCCGTGTTCCCGCTGTTCATCACCGACGCCGCCAACCACCAGGATCTCGCCCTGCGGTTCCTGCCGCCGTTCACCGTCGACCACGGCCTGTCGTTCGTGCTCGGCGCCGACAGCCTCGGCCGGCCGATCCTGTTGCAGCTCATCGTCGGGGCGCGGACCTCACTGCTGGTGGCGGCGTGCACCGTCGCGCTGTCGGCGCTGGTGGGCACCGTGATCGGCATCGTCTCGGGCTACTACGGCGGCTGGGCCGACACAGTGCTGATGCGCCTGGCCGACATCCTGCACACGGTGCCCTCACTGCTGCTCGCGCTGGCGGTGCTCTATGTGCTGCAGCCGAGCATCACCAACCTCGTGCTCGTGCTCGCGGTCACCCGGATTCCGGTCTACCTGCGCACCGCCCGTGCCCAGACACTGGAACTGCGGGAGCGGGTGTTCGTCGAATCCTCGCGCTCCATCGGTGCTTCCGACTGGCGCATCATGGCCAAGGACATCACCCCCATGGTCACCCCCACCATGCGGACGCTGGCCATGCTGGAAGTGGCCAACGTGATCCTGGCGGCTGCCAGCCTGAGCTTTCTGGGGATCGGCCTGCAGAGACCGGATGTCGACTGGGGGATGATGGTCTCCGACGGCCGGTCCTACCTCAGCGTCGCGTGGTGGGTGACCGTCTTCCCAGGACTGACCATCGTGGCCACCGCGCTGGCGGCCAACCTGCTGTCCAACTGGCTGCGGGCCATCGAAGATCCCACTCAGCGAGGCTTTTTCGTGAAACCGGCCAAGCGCACCACGAAGACGGCACGGTCATGA
- a CDS encoding PIG-L deacetylase family protein produces the protein MSNGARFVARPLAGGGTPTADWLRAQPLPVLDLSDCPGLVVVAAHPDDETLGLGGTLAQLAARGVEVSVVSVTDGGAADVAGIDQRSLEQQRRNELNCAAEILGVNRVTRLGLADGAVADDEDRLVDLLVEILAGEQVWCAATWRGDGHPDHEAVGRAAAVAAQRAGVTFVEYPVWMWHWAAPADPDVPWHRAVSVPLDPPALERKEIAAQCFQSQFAGIDPVLPPFVLPRLMAVGEVLFR, from the coding sequence GTGAGCAACGGAGCCCGGTTCGTGGCCCGGCCGCTGGCCGGTGGGGGCACCCCGACAGCAGACTGGCTGCGCGCGCAGCCGTTGCCGGTGTTGGACCTCTCCGACTGTCCCGGCCTGGTGGTGGTGGCCGCGCATCCCGACGACGAGACGCTGGGGCTGGGCGGCACGCTGGCGCAACTGGCGGCCCGCGGTGTCGAGGTCTCGGTGGTGTCGGTCACCGACGGCGGGGCCGCGGACGTCGCAGGTATCGACCAGCGCAGCCTCGAGCAGCAGCGGCGCAACGAGTTGAACTGTGCTGCAGAGATTCTCGGAGTCAACAGGGTGACCCGGCTGGGCTTGGCCGACGGTGCGGTGGCGGACGACGAGGATCGCCTGGTCGACCTGCTGGTCGAGATCCTGGCCGGTGAGCAGGTGTGGTGCGCGGCGACCTGGCGCGGCGACGGCCATCCCGACCACGAGGCGGTGGGCCGTGCGGCGGCCGTCGCCGCCCAGCGGGCCGGGGTGACGTTCGTCGAGTATCCGGTGTGGATGTGGCACTGGGCGGCGCCGGCGGATCCGGACGTGCCCTGGCATCGGGCGGTCTCGGTGCCCCTGGACCCCCCGGCGCTGGAGCGCAAAGAGATTGCAGCGCAGTGCTTCCAGAGCCAGTTCGCGGGAATCGACCCGGTGTTGCCGCCGTTCGTCCTGCCCCGCCTGATGGCGGTGGGGGAGGTGCTGTTCCGGTGA